ATCGAGGCCGAGCGCCTCGAGCTCGCGGCCAAGCCGGGACTGTTCCTGCTGGCGGCCGGCGTGATCGTGCTCGTGGTCGGCTGGGGCATGGGGGTCGACATCGTGACCCGTGTGGTCCCGGGCCTCGCGTCGATGAAGGTGAACACCGCGCTCGGCGTGGCGGCGCTCGGCGGCGCGACGCTGGCGCACGGCCGAGGACACCGGGGTCAGGTCGTTGCCGGTGCTTGCGGGCTCCTGGTCCTGTTGCTCGGGGCCCTCACCCTGGTGCAGTACCTCGCCGGGGTCGACCTCGGCATCGACCAGCTCGTGGTCGTCGACACCGAGATCGGCGACTTCCCCGGCCGCATGGGGGCCAACACGGCCATCGCCTTCGTGTCCCTCGGGTCGGCATGGGTGGTCCTGGCCGCCAGGCCGTCCAACGGCATCGTCCACGTCGCCGGACAGGCGCTGGCGTCCGTCGGTGGCTTCCTCGCGTTGTTCGCCCTCGTGGGGTATGCGCTGGAGTCGGCCAGCACCCGGGGGATCGGCCGTGCCACGGAGATGGCGGTACACACCTCGGTGTCGCTGGTGGTGGCGACCGTCGGGCTGGCCATCGCCACCTCGGACCGCGGGCCGTTGCGGATCGGGTGGTCCAACAGGGCCGGCGGTCGCTTGCTCCGCGGCCTCCTGGCCCCGGTGACCACTGTGGTCCTCGGGATCGGGGTCATCGTCGACCGGGTGGAGTCCGCCGGACTCCTGGCCGACCTCGACCTCCAGCTGGCGCTGGTGACGACGCTGACGCTGGTCATGGTGGCTGCGCTCGTGCAGCTGATGGCCAGCAGGCTCGAACGGGTTGCTGTCGCCGAGGAGGAGGCGCTCGAGGCGCTGGAGAAGGCGCATCTCCGGCTGGCGACGCTCAACGAGGACCTCGAGCGACGTGTCGCCCTCCGCACCGCGGAGCTGGCGACCACCAACGACGAGCTCGAACGCTCCAACGCCGATCTGGCGCAGTTCGCCTACGTCGCCTCCCACGACCTGAAGGAACCCCTGCGGATGGTGTCGGCGTACTGCACCCGCCTGGGGGAGCGGTACCGCGAGGATCTGGACGACCGCGGCCAGACCTACGTCGACCTCGCCGTCGAGGCGGCCGACCGGATGCAGGACATGATCGATGCACTGCTGCGCTACAGCCGTGTCGGTCGTGAGTCCATCGAGGTCGAGCGGGTGGACCTCGCCACGATGGCCGCCGAGGTCGTGCGGCGCCTCGGAGCCCCGCTCGGCGATGTCGACGTACGGGTGTCCCCGGACCTTCCCGACGTCGTGGTGGACCACGACCTGTTCGGGCACGTCCTGCAGAACCTCATCGGCAACGCCGCCAAGTTCCGGCACCCCGAGCGTCCTCCGGTGATCGCGATCCGTGGCTGGGAGGGCCCGGGCGGCACGGTGCTGGAGGTCGCCGACAACGGCATCGGCGTCCCCCCGAAGCACCGTGAGCGCATCTTCCAGATGTTCCAGCGGCTGCACAAGCGCGACGCCTACGAGGGCACGGGCATAGGCTTGGCCCTCGTGGCCCGGATCGTCGGCCGGCACGGTGGCACCGTGGAGGTCGACGACAGCGATCTGGGAGGCGCCAGCTTCCGCATCACCCTGCCGACCGCACCCCCCCGTTCGGCACCCGACGAGCACGCAGCAGAGGACACCGATGGTCACGAAGGAACCGCCGTTGCAGGTACTGCTGGTGGACGACAACCCCGGTGACGTCCTGCTGATGCAGGAGACGTTCGAGGAGCTGCACGTCGGGGTCGAGGTGCTCACCGCGGGCGACGGTGTCGAGGCACTGGACACGTTGGAACGCGGTATGGCCGACGGTCGGTTGCCCGACCTCGTGGTCCTCGACCTGAACATGCCCGGCATGAACGGCATCGAGGTCCTGCAGGCCGTGCGGGCCAGCGACGGCCTTCGCCACCTCCCGATCATCATCATGACGTCCACCGCCGCGGAGGAGGAGGTTGTCGAGGCCTATCGCCACTACGCCTCCAGCTTCGTCACCAAACCCCAGCGGCCAGCGGAGATGACCGAGGCCCTCCGCAGCCTCGACGCCTTCTGGCTGCGCATCGCCCAGCTGCCGAAGACGTGATGCCGTGAGCACGAGGATCCTGCTGATCGAGGACAACCCCGGCGACGCCCTGATCGTCGAGGAAGCGCTCGAGGACGGCGTCCACGGCGGGGTGGTCTGCATCGTCGCCGAGACGCTGGCCGAGGGTCTCGATGC
The genomic region above belongs to Euzebya rosea and contains:
- a CDS encoding sensor histidine kinase, translating into MTAPATGPRSRIEAERLELAAKPGLFLLAAGVIVLVVGWGMGVDIVTRVVPGLASMKVNTALGVAALGGATLAHGRGHRGQVVAGACGLLVLLLGALTLVQYLAGVDLGIDQLVVVDTEIGDFPGRMGANTAIAFVSLGSAWVVLAARPSNGIVHVAGQALASVGGFLALFALVGYALESASTRGIGRATEMAVHTSVSLVVATVGLAIATSDRGPLRIGWSNRAGGRLLRGLLAPVTTVVLGIGVIVDRVESAGLLADLDLQLALVTTLTLVMVAALVQLMASRLERVAVAEEEALEALEKAHLRLATLNEDLERRVALRTAELATTNDELERSNADLAQFAYVASHDLKEPLRMVSAYCTRLGERYREDLDDRGQTYVDLAVEAADRMQDMIDALLRYSRVGRESIEVERVDLATMAAEVVRRLGAPLGDVDVRVSPDLPDVVVDHDLFGHVLQNLIGNAAKFRHPERPPVIAIRGWEGPGGTVLEVADNGIGVPPKHRERIFQMFQRLHKRDAYEGTGIGLALVARIVGRHGGTVEVDDSDLGGASFRITLPTAPPRSAPDEHAAEDTDGHEGTAVAGTAGGRQPR
- a CDS encoding response regulator, whose translation is MQVLLVDDNPGDVLLMQETFEELHVGVEVLTAGDGVEALDTLERGMADGRLPDLVVLDLNMPGMNGIEVLQAVRASDGLRHLPIIIMTSTAAEEEVVEAYRHYASSFVTKPQRPAEMTEALRSLDAFWLRIAQLPKT